From the Euphorbia lathyris chromosome 6, ddEupLath1.1, whole genome shotgun sequence genome, one window contains:
- the LOC136234105 gene encoding L-ascorbate oxidase homolog, translating into MRNCKYLHLLPLVFFFFLASNGVNGDNPYRFFNWKVTYGDIYPLGVKQQGILINGQFPGPHIDAITNDNLIINVFNYLREPFLISWNGIQQRRNSWQDGVYGTTCPIMPGKNFTYILQVKDQIGSFFYFPSLWMHKAAGGFGGIRIWNRPRIPIPFPPPVGDFIVLAGDWYKRDHYQLRRLLDAGRDLPFPDGLLINGRGWNGNTFTVDQGRTYRFRISNVGLSTSINFRIQGHMMKVVEVEGSHTLQNTYAALDVHLGQSYSVLVTADQPARDYYIVVSTRFTTRVLTTTSILHYSNSRNGLSGPIPGGPTTQINWSINQARSIRWNLTASGPRPNPQGSYHYGMIKTTRTIMLGNSAPLINGKQRFAVNGVSYVPPDTPLKLADYFKIPGVFNLGSMPSTPSWGNAYLQTSVMGANFHEFIEIIFQNWEDTVQSWHIDGHSFFVVGMDGGQWTQASRAEYNLRDAVARCTTQVYPKSWTAVYMALDNVGMWNIRSENWARQYLGQQFYLRVYTSSNSWRDEYPIPRNAILCGRARGRHTRPF; encoded by the exons atgagaaattgcaagtatcttcatcttcttcctctagttttcttcttctttcttgctAGTAATGGCGTTAATGGCGACAACCCTTATAGATTCTTCAACTGGAAAGTCACTTATGGTGACATTTACCCTCTGGGTGTTAAGCAACAG GGGATTTTGATTAATGGGCAGTTTCCAGGGCCTCATATTGATGCAATCACAAATGATAATCTGATTATCAATGTTTTCAACTATCTGAGGGAGCCATTTCTCATTTCTTG GAATGGCATACAACAGAGAAGAAATTCATGGCAGGATGGAGTTTATGGTACAACATGCCCCATCATGCCAGGAAAAAACTTCACTTATATCCTCCAAGTTAAGGACCAGATTGGTAGCTTTTTTTACTTCCCATCTCTTTGGATGCACAAGGCTGCTGGAGGGTTCGGCGGTATCAGAATCTGGAACCGTCCTCGGATTCCGATTCCTTTCCCTCCTCCGGTTGGAGATTTTATCGTACTAGCCGGAGATTGGTACAAGAGAGATCACTAT CAATTGAGACGACTCTTGGATGCCGGTCGTGATCTTCCCTTCCCCGATGGTCTTCTTATCAATGGTCGTGGATGGAACGGAAACACTTTTACAGTTGATCAAG GCAGGACATATAGGTTCAGGATATCGAATGTCGGTCTTTCGACATCGATCAACTTCCGAATCCAAGGCCATATGATGAAAGTAGTAGAGGTAGAAGGATCTCACACACTTCAAAACACATATGCTGCCCTTGATGTTCATCTCGGACAGTCCTATTCTGTCTTGGTCACGGCTGATCAACCCGCCCGAGACTACTACATTGTAGTATCCACACGCTTCACCACTCGGGTACTCACAACAACTTCAATTCTTCACTATAGCAACTCGCGCAATGGACTTTCTGGTCCAATCCCGGGTGGTCCTACTACACAGATCAATTGGTCTATCAATCAGGCTAGATCAATACG TTGGAATTTGACAGCGAGCGGGCCAAGGCCAAATCCACAAGGCTCGTACCACTATGGAATGATCAAGACCACCCGGACAATCATGCTAGGAAACTCGGCTCCTCTTATAAATGGAAAGCAGAGGTTTGCTGTCAACGGTGTCTCGTATGTTCCTCCGGACACGCCCTTAAAACTCGCCGATTACTTCAAGATTCCTGGAGTTTTTAACCTCGGAAGTATGCCTAGTACTCCGAGTTGGGGGAATGCGTACCTCCAGACCTCGGTGATGGGTGCTAACTTCCACGAATTCATCGAGATTATTTTCCAAAACTGGGAGGACACAGTTCAGTCATGGCACATTGATGGTCATTCTTTCTTTGTTGTTGG AATGGATGGAGGGCAGTGGACACAGGCGAGCAGGGCGGAGTATAATCTGAGAGACGCGGTGGCTCGTTGCACAACtcag GTGTACCCGAAGTCATGGACAGCGGTATACATGGCGTTAGACAACGTAGGAATGTGGAACATACGGTCCGAAAACTGGGCGAGGCAATATTTGGGGCAACAGTTTTATCTAAGAGTATATACATCTTCAAATTCATGGAGAGATGAATATCCCATACCAAGAAATGCTATTCTTTGCGGTAGAGCAAGAGGTCGACACACTAGGCCTTTTTAA